In Actinomyces marmotae, the DNA window AAAGGAGCCTGGCCGGGGGCCAGGGTGGTCAGGCCGGAGTGGTTCTCGTAGCCGACAATGTCGCCGAAGATCTCGCTGGTGGTGGTGATGTTGCCGATCAGGCGCCCGTGACCGGCGACGGTCTCGGCGTCGAACACGGAGATGCCGGGGATCTCGCTGCCCTGCGCGGTCAGGAAGCGGTGGCCGAAGAGCTGGTAGAGGCCGCAGATGACGAGCATGGGCACTCCGTCCGCGGCCCAGGCGCGCAACTCGGCCGAGCGCGCCTGGAGATCCGCGGTGATGCGCTCCTGGCCGGAGTCCTGGCCGCCGCCGCCCACCACGAGGTGGACGCCGTCGGGCAGCTCGTCGCCGGGGTCGTAGGAGAGGACCTCGACGTCGTAGCCGCGCCACTGGGCCCTGCGGGCCAGCACGAGGGTGTTGCCCCAGTCCCCGTAGATGTTCATGTCCCGGGGGTAGAGTTGCAGGACGCGCAGGGCGCCGGCGCTCGCGCCGCCCGCCTCCCCGGAGTGCTCGTAGAGTTGGGCGCTCACTTCATGACCTCCTCGACCTCGGTCAGTTCGCCCAGGCGGGCGCGCAGCGCGAGCATCGCCGTGTAGGTGGTGAAGACGCGCATGGGCCGGCCCGTGCGGCGCGAGTCCTCCCGCAGGGCGTCCAGGGCCCGGCCCAGGTCCGGCTCCACGGCCCCCACATCCACCTCGTCGTAGCGCAGTCGCAGGGCCATGTCCCAGGCGCGCGTGCCCGTGACCACGGCCACGCCCGCCTGCCTCAGGCCGGAGAAGTCCACGTCCCACAGCCAGGACATGTCCCGGCCGTCGGCGTACTCATCGTTGACCGCCACCATCACCGACTCGGGGCCGGGCGCCGTGGCCGCGGTGAGCAGGCCCATGCGGAAGCCCGCCGGGTTCTTCACCAGGGAGAGTTGGACCTCCCGGCCGTCGAGGCTGAGGACCTCACCGCGGCCGAAGGCGGCCCGCACTCGCCCGAGCGAGCTCAGCAGGCCCGGTAGGGCGGCGTCGGCGCGATCCCCCAGGGCCTCAAGG includes these proteins:
- a CDS encoding type 1 glutamine amidotransferase, producing MSAQLYEHSGEAGGASAGALRVLQLYPRDMNIYGDWGNTLVLARRAQWRGYDVEVLSYDPGDELPDGVHLVVGGGGQDSGQERITADLQARSAELRAWAADGVPMLVICGLYQLFGHRFLTAQGSEIPGISVFDAETVAGHGRLIGNITTTSEIFGDIVGYENHSGLTTLAPGQAPFGRVRSGDGNNGQDGTEGALAHHVIGTYLHGSLLPKNPAVADWLLERAVRAAGLEWVGEDVAHPGLDGAWADRARAVAMSRPR